A genomic segment from Pseudomonas sp. S09G 359 encodes:
- the tssE gene encoding type VI secretion system baseplate subunit TssE — protein sequence MVTEIASRDRLQPSLLDRLTDDDPTNPKESADKRVLSLTQLKASVLRDLAWLLNTTSLLDADATLHTPAGTSVVNYGLPALAGNSVSSVDIKALEALIYQAIATFEPRILRHTLRVKARVGHGEMNHNALSFEIEGDLWAQPVPLRLLLQTDLDLESGHVRVVNADQRRRP from the coding sequence GTGGTAACTGAAATCGCTTCCCGCGACCGTCTGCAACCGTCCCTGCTGGACCGGTTGACCGACGACGACCCAACCAATCCCAAGGAAAGCGCCGACAAACGCGTGCTGTCCCTGACCCAATTAAAAGCCTCGGTACTGCGCGACCTGGCGTGGCTGCTCAACACCACGTCGTTGCTGGATGCCGATGCCACGCTGCACACCCCGGCCGGTACTTCGGTGGTCAACTATGGCCTGCCGGCACTCGCGGGCAACAGCGTTTCCAGTGTGGATATCAAAGCGCTCGAAGCCTTGATCTACCAGGCCATCGCCACTTTTGAACCGCGCATTTTGCGCCACACCCTGCGCGTCAAGGCGCGGGTCGGCCATGGCGAAATGAATCACAACGCGCTGAGTTTCGAGATTGAAGGCGACCTGTGGGCGCAGCCGGTGCCGTTGCGCCTGTTGCTGCAAACCGACCTCGACCTGGAATCCGGCCATGTGCGTGTGGTCAACGCCGACCAGCGGAGACGCCCATGA
- the tssH gene encoding type VI secretion system ATPase TssH has product MGEISRAALFGKLNSVAYKAIEAATVFCKLRGNPYVELAHWFHQLLQLQDSDLHRIIRQFNVEPARLARDLTEALDRLPRGSTSITDLSSHVEEAVERGWVYGSLMFGESQVRTGYLVLGILKTPSLRHALLGLSSEFDKIKAEALSERFDEYVGDSPENALSASDGFNAGVPGEASGAMAPSAMGKQEALKRFTVDLTEQARSGKLDPIVGRDEEIRQLVDILMRRRQNNPILTGEAGVGKTAVVEGFALRIVAGDVPPALKDVELRSLDVGLLQAGASMKGEFEQRLRQVIEDVQASPKPIILFIDEAHTLVGAGGAAGTGDAANLLKPALARGTLRTVAATTWAEYKKHIEKDPALTRRFQVVQVAEPSEDKALLMMRGVASTMEKHHQVQILDEALEASVKLSHRYIPARQLPDKSVSLLDTACARVAISLHAVPAEVDDSRRRIEALETELQIIAREHAIGIDIGARQSNSEALLSAERERLASLESRWAEEKALVDELLATRATLREKAGVVDSGNDELRAQLVDLQQRLTALQGETPLILPTVDYQAVASVVADWTGIPVGRMARNELETVLNLDQHLKKRIIGQDHALQMIAKRIQTSRAGLDNPSKPIGVFMLAGTSGVGKTETALALAEAMYGGEQNVITINMSEFQEAHTVSTLKGAPPGYIGYGEGGVLTEAVRRKPYSVVLLDEVEKAHPDVHEIFFQVFDKGVMEDGEGRVIDFKNTLILLTTNAGTELISQVCKDPANVPEPEAIAKALRQPLLEIFPPALLGRLVTIPYYPLSDEMLKAITRLQLNRIKKRVENTHKVAFDYDDAVVDLIVSRCTETESGGRMIDTILTNSLLPDMSREFLTRMLEGKALAGVRISSRDNELHYQFG; this is encoded by the coding sequence ATGGGTGAAATCAGTCGCGCCGCACTGTTCGGCAAACTCAACAGCGTGGCCTACAAAGCCATCGAAGCCGCCACGGTATTCTGCAAGCTGCGGGGCAACCCGTATGTGGAGCTGGCCCACTGGTTTCATCAGTTGCTGCAACTGCAGGACTCCGACCTGCACCGCATCATCCGCCAGTTCAACGTGGAGCCGGCACGCCTGGCCCGCGACCTGACCGAAGCCCTGGACCGCCTGCCGCGCGGCTCCACCTCGATCACCGATCTGTCGTCCCATGTGGAAGAAGCCGTGGAACGCGGCTGGGTCTACGGCAGCCTGATGTTCGGCGAAAGCCAGGTGCGCACCGGTTACCTGGTGCTGGGCATTCTGAAGACGCCAAGCCTGCGCCACGCGCTGCTGGGTTTGTCTTCGGAGTTCGACAAGATCAAGGCCGAGGCCCTGAGCGAGCGGTTTGACGAGTACGTCGGCGACTCGCCCGAGAATGCGTTGAGTGCCAGCGATGGCTTCAATGCTGGCGTTCCCGGCGAAGCCAGCGGCGCCATGGCACCGAGCGCGATGGGCAAGCAGGAAGCCCTCAAGCGCTTCACCGTGGACCTCACCGAGCAGGCACGCAGCGGCAAGCTTGACCCGATCGTCGGGCGTGACGAAGAGATTCGCCAACTGGTCGACATCCTCATGCGCCGCCGCCAGAACAACCCGATCCTCACCGGTGAAGCCGGGGTGGGCAAGACCGCCGTGGTCGAAGGGTTCGCCCTGCGTATCGTCGCCGGCGACGTGCCGCCCGCGCTCAAAGACGTGGAGTTGCGCAGCCTCGACGTGGGCCTGCTGCAAGCCGGCGCGAGCATGAAAGGCGAATTTGAACAGCGCCTGCGCCAAGTCATCGAAGACGTGCAGGCCTCGCCCAAGCCGATCATCCTGTTTATCGACGAAGCCCACACCCTGGTGGGTGCCGGTGGCGCTGCCGGCACGGGCGACGCAGCCAACCTGCTCAAGCCCGCCCTCGCCCGTGGCACCCTGCGCACCGTCGCCGCCACCACCTGGGCCGAGTACAAGAAACACATCGAGAAAGACCCGGCCCTGACCCGCCGTTTCCAGGTGGTGCAAGTGGCCGAGCCGTCGGAAGACAAGGCGCTGCTGATGATGCGCGGCGTGGCTTCGACCATGGAAAAGCACCATCAGGTGCAGATCCTCGACGAAGCCCTGGAAGCCTCGGTGAAGCTGTCGCACCGCTACATTCCGGCGCGCCAGTTGCCGGACAAATCCGTCAGCCTGCTGGACACCGCTTGCGCCCGCGTCGCCATCAGCCTGCACGCAGTGCCAGCCGAAGTGGATGACAGCCGCCGCCGCATCGAAGCGCTGGAAACCGAGCTGCAGATCATCGCCCGCGAGCATGCCATCGGCATCGATATTGGTGCGCGCCAGAGCAACAGCGAAGCCTTGCTGAGCGCCGAGCGCGAGCGCCTGGCCAGCCTGGAAAGCCGCTGGGCCGAAGAGAAAGCGCTGGTGGACGAGCTGCTCGCGACCCGTGCAACGTTGCGTGAAAAAGCCGGTGTGGTGGACAGCGGCAACGACGAACTGCGTGCGCAACTCGTCGACCTGCAACAGCGCCTCACCGCCCTGCAAGGCGAAACCCCGCTGATCCTGCCGACCGTGGATTACCAGGCCGTGGCCTCGGTGGTCGCTGACTGGACCGGCATCCCGGTGGGCCGCATGGCGCGCAACGAGCTGGAGACGGTGCTCAACCTCGACCAGCACCTGAAAAAACGCATCATCGGCCAGGACCACGCGCTGCAGATGATCGCCAAGCGCATCCAGACCTCCCGCGCCGGCCTCGACAACCCGAGCAAGCCGATTGGTGTGTTCATGCTCGCCGGCACCTCGGGTGTGGGCAAGACCGAAACCGCCCTGGCCCTGGCCGAAGCCATGTACGGCGGCGAGCAGAACGTGATCACCATTAACATGAGCGAATTCCAGGAAGCCCACACGGTGTCGACCCTCAAGGGCGCGCCACCGGGTTATATCGGCTACGGCGAAGGCGGCGTGCTGACCGAAGCAGTGCGGCGCAAACCCTACAGCGTGGTGCTGCTGGACGAGGTGGAAAAAGCCCACCCGGACGTGCACGAGATCTTCTTCCAGGTGTTCGACAAGGGCGTGATGGAGGACGGCGAAGGCCGCGTGATCGACTTCAAGAACACCCTGATCCTGCTGACCACCAACGCCGGCACCGAGCTGATTTCCCAGGTCTGCAAAGACCCGGCGAATGTGCCGGAGCCGGAAGCGATCGCCAAGGCCCTGCGCCAGCCACTGCTGGAGATTTTCCCGCCGGCGTTGCTCGGCCGTTTGGTGACCATCCCGTACTACCCGCTGAGCGACGAGATGCTCAAGGCGATCACCCGCCTGCAACTCAACCGCATCAAGAAGCGCGTGGAGAACACCCACAAGGTTGCGTTCGACTACGACGACGCGGTGGTCGACCTGATCGTCTCGCGCTGCACCGAAACCGAAAGCGGCGGGCGCATGATCGACACCATCCTCACCAACAGCCTGCTGCCGGACATGAGCCGCGAGTTCCTCACGCGCATGCTCGAAGGCAAGGCGTTGGCGGGTGTGCGGATCAGCAGCCGGGATAATGAATTGCACTACCAGTTTGGCTGA
- the tssB gene encoding type VI secretion system contractile sheath small subunit — translation MAKQSSQKFIARNRAPRVQIEYDVELYGAEKKVQLPFVMGVMADLAGKPAEPLAPVADRKFLEVDVDNFDSRLKAMQPRVAFHVPNELTGEGNLSLDITFESMDDFSPAAVARKVDSLNQLLEARTQLANLLTYMDGKTGAEEIIMKAIKDPALLQALASAPKPAGDQ, via the coding sequence GTGGCGAAGCAAAGTTCTCAGAAATTCATCGCGCGCAACCGCGCGCCTCGAGTGCAGATCGAGTACGACGTCGAGCTTTATGGCGCCGAGAAAAAGGTCCAACTGCCCTTCGTGATGGGTGTGATGGCCGACCTCGCCGGCAAGCCTGCCGAGCCTCTGGCCCCGGTGGCTGACCGCAAGTTCCTTGAAGTGGACGTCGACAACTTCGACTCGCGCCTCAAGGCCATGCAGCCGCGCGTGGCGTTCCACGTACCGAATGAGCTGACCGGCGAAGGCAACCTGAGCCTGGACATCACCTTCGAAAGCATGGACGACTTCAGCCCGGCCGCCGTGGCCCGCAAGGTCGACTCGCTGAACCAGCTGCTCGAAGCCCGCACCCAGTTGGCCAACCTGCTGACCTACATGGACGGCAAGACCGGCGCTGAAGAAATCATCATGAAGGCAATCAAGGACCCGGCACTGCTTCAGGCACTTGCCAGCGCGCCGAAGCCTGCAGGGGACCAATAA
- the tssF gene encoding type VI secretion system baseplate subunit TssF: MNPRLLELYNQELHHVRESAAEFAKEYPKIASRLTLSGMDCADPYVERLLEGFAYLTARVQLKLDAEYPTFTHNLLEIAYPHYLAPTPSMTVVQLQTDPDEGSLASGFPLPRDTVLRAALGRETQTCCEYRTAHPVTLWPLQVSNAEYFGNPAAVLGRLAASEPKAKAGLRLTLRTGAELPFNSLDLDNLPLYLSGADEQPFRLYEQLLGNACAVFARKPGGDWVERLPQDALRSRGFDDADAAMPVVARAFQGYRLLQEYFALPHRYLFVEFAELSRAVKRCDGQELELIVLFDRHEPSLEGSVGAAQFLPFCTPAINLFPKRVDRIHLSDRVNEHHVIADRTRPMDFEIHSLSGITGHGTGPEQPFLPFYAVRDPSRYGRDQAYYTVRREPRVLSSDQRRNGPRSTYVGSETFVSLVDSRQAPYGHDLRQLGVTALCTNRDLPLFMSVGNGKTDFTLADSAPVLAVRCVAGPSRPRASHAHDAKAWRLISQLSLNYLSLSEQGQGAAALRELLRLYGDSNDAALQLQIEGLREVSSKAVTRRLPMPGPIVFGRGLEITLEFDENAFRGTGVFLLGAVLERFLARYVSINSFTETVIRTTERGEIMRWKAKPGRRPTL; this comes from the coding sequence ATGAACCCGCGCCTGCTGGAGCTGTACAACCAGGAACTGCACCACGTGCGCGAAAGCGCCGCCGAGTTCGCCAAGGAATACCCGAAGATCGCCAGTCGGCTGACCCTGTCCGGTATGGACTGCGCCGACCCGTACGTCGAACGCCTGCTCGAAGGTTTTGCCTACCTGACGGCCCGCGTGCAACTCAAGCTCGACGCCGAGTACCCGACCTTCACCCACAACCTGCTGGAAATCGCCTACCCGCACTACCTGGCGCCGACGCCGTCGATGACCGTGGTGCAACTGCAGACCGACCCCGACGAGGGCTCCCTGGCCAGCGGTTTCCCGCTGCCGCGCGATACGGTATTGCGCGCCGCCCTGGGCCGCGAAACCCAGACCTGCTGCGAATACCGCACCGCGCACCCGGTGACGCTGTGGCCGTTGCAGGTGAGCAACGCCGAGTACTTCGGCAACCCTGCTGCCGTGCTCGGGCGCCTGGCCGCCAGTGAGCCGAAAGCCAAGGCCGGCCTGCGCCTGACCCTGCGCACCGGCGCCGAATTGCCGTTCAATAGCCTCGACCTGGACAACCTGCCGCTGTACCTCAGCGGTGCGGACGAGCAACCGTTCCGCCTCTACGAGCAACTGCTCGGCAACGCCTGCGCGGTGTTTGCACGCAAGCCCGGCGGCGATTGGGTCGAACGCCTGCCGCAAGACGCGTTGCGCTCGCGGGGCTTTGACGACGCCGACGCGGCCATGCCGGTGGTGGCGCGCGCCTTCCAGGGCTATCGCCTGTTGCAGGAATACTTCGCCCTGCCCCATCGCTACTTGTTCGTCGAATTCGCCGAGCTGAGTCGCGCAGTCAAACGCTGCGACGGCCAGGAACTGGAGCTGATCGTGCTGTTCGACCGTCACGAGCCGAGCCTGGAAGGCAGCGTTGGCGCGGCGCAGTTTTTGCCGTTCTGCACGCCGGCGATCAACCTGTTCCCCAAGCGCGTAGACCGTATCCACTTGTCTGACCGGGTCAACGAACACCATGTGATCGCCGACCGCACGCGGCCGATGGATTTCGAGATTCACTCCCTGAGCGGTATCACCGGCCACGGCACTGGGCCGGAGCAGCCGTTCTTGCCGTTTTATGCGGTGCGCGATCCGTCCCGTTATGGCCGCGACCAGGCCTATTACACGGTGCGCCGCGAACCGCGCGTGCTGTCCAGCGACCAGCGCCGCAACGGCCCGCGCTCCACGTACGTGGGCAGCGAAACCTTCGTCAGCCTGGTGGACAGCCGCCAGGCGCCCTACGGCCATGACCTGCGCCAGCTCGGCGTGACTGCGCTGTGCACCAACCGCGACTTGCCGCTGTTCATGAGCGTGGGCAACGGCAAGACCGACTTCACCCTGGCCGACAGCGCTCCGGTATTGGCCGTGCGTTGCGTGGCCGGCCCAAGCCGCCCGCGCGCCAGCCATGCCCACGACGCCAAGGCCTGGCGCCTGATCAGCCAGCTGTCACTCAACTACCTGTCGCTGAGTGAACAGGGCCAGGGCGCCGCTGCCTTGCGTGAACTACTGCGCCTGTACGGCGACAGCAACGACGCCGCCCTGCAATTGCAGATCGAAGGCCTGCGCGAAGTCAGCAGCAAAGCCGTGACCCGGCGCTTGCCGATGCCCGGCCCGATCGTGTTTGGGCGCGGCCTGGAAATCACCCTGGAATTCGATGAAAACGCGTTTCGCGGCACCGGTGTGTTTCTGCTCGGTGCGGTACTGGAGCGCTTCCTGGCACGCTACGTGTCGATCAACAGCTTTACCGAGACGGTGATCCGTACCACCGAACGCGGCGAGATCATGCGATGGAAAGCCAAGCCCGGGCGGCGTCCGACCCTGTGA
- the tssG gene encoding type VI secretion system baseplate subunit TssG, with translation MESQARAASDPVNTLDAMHQEPWEYDFFQALRRIECESPDLPRLGHSLRLADDPLRLGQQADCTFAPATLASVDPGGDGKPARLEQFFFGLGGPNGPLPLHITEYVRERQRNNADSTSKQFLDVFHHRLLSLFYRAWAEARPTVSHDRPDDDYWSARLAALSGRGMPSLLNQGLIADTAKLHYSGHLSAQTRYPDGLKAILSEYFSLPVEIEEYVGQWLELPERSRVGVSANRLGVDFCLGSHVWDRQHKFRIRLGPLKLDDYMGMLPGHSPFNELVAWVAEYLGHELDWDLNLVLQQPEVPKLQLNGQFRLGFNTWLGQPAVDANDLILARHYADHATTSRNPEHG, from the coding sequence ATGGAAAGCCAAGCCCGGGCGGCGTCCGACCCTGTGAATACTCTGGATGCGATGCATCAGGAGCCCTGGGAATACGACTTCTTCCAGGCGCTGCGGCGTATCGAGTGCGAATCGCCGGACCTGCCACGCCTGGGCCATTCCCTGCGCCTGGCGGATGACCCGTTGCGCCTGGGGCAACAGGCCGATTGCACCTTTGCCCCAGCCACCCTGGCCTCGGTCGACCCCGGTGGCGACGGCAAGCCGGCGCGGCTGGAGCAGTTCTTCTTCGGCCTCGGCGGCCCCAACGGCCCGCTGCCGCTGCACATCACCGAGTATGTGCGCGAGCGCCAGCGCAACAACGCCGACAGCACCAGCAAGCAATTCCTGGATGTGTTCCATCACCGCCTGCTGAGCCTGTTCTACCGGGCCTGGGCCGAGGCGCGGCCGACGGTCAGCCACGACCGGCCGGACGACGACTACTGGTCCGCGCGCCTCGCTGCCTTGAGTGGCCGGGGCATGCCGAGCCTGCTCAACCAGGGCCTGATCGCGGACACCGCCAAGCTGCATTACAGCGGCCACCTGTCGGCGCAAACCCGCTACCCGGACGGCTTGAAAGCCATCCTCAGCGAGTATTTCAGCCTGCCGGTGGAGATCGAGGAGTACGTTGGCCAATGGCTGGAACTGCCCGAGCGCAGCCGTGTGGGCGTCAGCGCCAACAGGTTGGGCGTGGATTTCTGCCTGGGCAGCCACGTGTGGGACCGCCAGCATAAATTCCGTATCCGCCTAGGCCCGCTCAAGCTCGATGACTACATGGGCATGCTGCCCGGCCACTCGCCGTTCAACGAGCTGGTGGCGTGGGTCGCCGAGTACCTGGGCCACGAATTGGACTGGGACTTGAACCTGGTTCTGCAACAACCCGAAGTCCCCAAGCTGCAACTCAACGGCCAGTTCCGCCTGGGCTTCAACACCTGGCTCGGCCAACCTGCGGTTGACGCCAACGACCTAATCCTGGCACGGCATTACGCCGATCACGCCACCACCTCAAGGAATCCAGAGCATGGGTGA
- a CDS encoding type VI secretion system tube protein Hcp, translating to MAVDIFIKIGDIKGESMDKAHKDEIDVLNWSWGMAQSGNMHVGGGGGAGKVNIQDLSLTKYVDKASPNLMMHCASGKHIDKVKLTVRKAGGESQVEYMVINLEEVLVTSLSTGGSGSDDRLTENVTLNFAQVMVDYQPQKADGTKDGGAIKFGWNIRSNTKR from the coding sequence ATGGCTGTTGATATTTTCATCAAGATCGGCGACATCAAGGGCGAGTCCATGGACAAGGCCCACAAGGACGAAATCGACGTGCTGAACTGGAGCTGGGGCATGGCCCAGTCCGGCAATATGCACGTGGGCGGTGGCGGCGGTGCAGGCAAGGTGAATATCCAGGACCTGTCGCTGACCAAGTACGTCGACAAGGCCTCGCCGAACCTGATGATGCACTGCGCCAGCGGCAAGCACATCGACAAGGTCAAGCTCACCGTGCGCAAGGCCGGTGGCGAGAGCCAGGTCGAGTACATGGTGATCAACCTGGAAGAAGTGCTGGTGACGTCCCTGAGCACCGGCGGTTCGGGCAGCGATGACCGCCTGACCGAAAACGTCACCCTGAACTTCGCCCAAGTGATGGTCGACTACCAGCCGCAGAAAGCCGACGGCACCAAAGACGGCGGCGCGATCAAGTTTGGCTGGAACATCCGTTCCAACACCAAGCGCTGA
- a CDS encoding type VI secretion system Vgr family protein — MLFNQASRLAKITSPLGPDVLLLNQMGGGEELGRLFTYELQLTSLDANIDLNQLLGKPMSVGVQLADGGERHFHGIVAQCSQSIDKGQFASYQVTLRPWLWLLSRTSDCRIFQNLSIPQIIKQVFRDLGFSDFEDALSRPYREWEYCVQYRETSFDFVSRLMEQEGIYYFFRHEQDRHVLVLADAYGAHTTVPGYASIPYYPKDEQQRERDHMHNWHLAQQVQPGSLELNDYDFQRPSASIDVRSAMPRPHTAGDYPLYDYPGTYVQSADGEHYARTRIEALQTLHEQIEFSGNARGLGSGHLFSLTGFSRQDQNREYLIVGIRYYITQESLESGGGSGSAQFDSSLTCIDAQQSFRPLASTYRPIVKGPQTALVVGPKGEEIWTDQYGRVKVHFYWDRHDQSNENSSCWIRVSQSWAGKNWGSMQIPRIGQEVIVSFLEGDPDRPIITGRVYNAEQTVPYDLPENATQSGMKSRSSKGGTPANFNEIRMEDKKGLEQLYIHAERNQDIVVEVDESHSVGHDRNKSIGHDEVVTIGNDRVRAVKHDDMLMVGLSKTDAISKSYLIEVGENLRLVCGKSVLELNASGQINLTGVQINVYSEGSSEINTGGNLHLNIGGKGGTTPMGQGVKGQIDAAVNSMFPKPPSGQ, encoded by the coding sequence ATGCTTTTTAACCAAGCCTCACGCCTGGCCAAAATCACCAGCCCCCTCGGGCCGGACGTGCTGCTGCTCAATCAAATGGGTGGCGGTGAAGAGTTGGGGCGGCTGTTCACCTATGAGCTGCAACTGACCTCGCTGGACGCCAACATCGACCTCAACCAGTTGCTCGGTAAGCCGATGAGCGTGGGCGTGCAACTGGCTGACGGTGGCGAGCGGCACTTTCACGGCATCGTCGCGCAGTGCAGCCAGAGCATCGACAAAGGCCAGTTCGCCAGTTATCAGGTGACGTTGCGCCCATGGCTGTGGCTGCTGAGCCGCACCTCGGATTGCCGGATTTTCCAGAACCTGAGCATCCCGCAGATCATCAAGCAGGTGTTTCGCGACCTCGGTTTCTCGGATTTCGAAGATGCCCTGAGCCGGCCGTACCGCGAGTGGGAGTACTGCGTGCAGTACCGCGAGACCAGCTTCGATTTCGTCAGCCGCTTGATGGAACAGGAAGGCATCTACTACTTCTTCCGCCACGAGCAGGACCGCCATGTGCTGGTACTGGCCGACGCCTACGGCGCCCACACCACGGTGCCGGGCTACGCGTCGATCCCGTATTACCCCAAGGACGAGCAGCAGCGCGAACGCGACCACATGCACAACTGGCACCTGGCGCAGCAAGTGCAACCAGGTTCGCTGGAACTCAACGACTACGACTTCCAGCGCCCCAGCGCCAGCATCGACGTGCGCTCGGCCATGCCGCGCCCGCACACCGCCGGCGACTACCCGCTGTACGACTACCCCGGCACCTACGTGCAAAGCGCCGACGGCGAACATTACGCGCGCACCCGCATCGAAGCCCTGCAAACCCTGCATGAGCAGATCGAGTTCAGCGGCAATGCGCGAGGCCTGGGCTCGGGCCATTTGTTCAGCCTTACCGGCTTCAGCCGCCAGGACCAGAACCGCGAATACCTGATCGTCGGCATTCGCTACTACATCACCCAGGAAAGCCTGGAAAGCGGCGGCGGTTCCGGTTCGGCACAGTTCGATAGCAGCCTCACCTGCATCGACGCCCAGCAAAGCTTCAGGCCGCTGGCCAGCACCTACCGACCCATCGTCAAAGGCCCGCAGACCGCACTGGTGGTGGGCCCCAAAGGCGAGGAAATCTGGACCGACCAATATGGCCGCGTGAAGGTGCATTTCTACTGGGACCGCCACGACCAATCCAACGAAAACAGCTCATGCTGGATTCGTGTGTCGCAATCCTGGGCCGGCAAGAACTGGGGGTCGATGCAGATCCCCCGCATCGGCCAGGAAGTGATTGTGAGCTTTCTGGAAGGCGACCCCGACCGGCCGATCATCACCGGGCGCGTCTACAACGCCGAGCAGACCGTACCTTACGACCTGCCGGAAAACGCCACCCAGAGCGGCATGAAAAGCCGCTCCAGCAAAGGCGGCACACCGGCCAACTTCAACGAAATCCGCATGGAGGACAAGAAGGGTCTGGAGCAGCTGTACATCCATGCCGAGCGTAACCAGGACATTGTGGTGGAGGTGGATGAAAGCCACTCGGTGGGGCATGACCGCAACAAGAGCATCGGCCATGACGAGGTCGTGACGATTGGCAATGACCGCGTGCGTGCGGTCAAGCATGACGACATGCTTATGGTCGGGCTTAGCAAGACCGACGCCATCAGCAAGAGCTACCTGATTGAAGTGGGAGAAAACTTGCGTTTGGTATGTGGCAAAAGCGTGCTCGAGCTCAATGCCAGCGGGCAGATCAATCTCACGGGCGTGCAGATCAATGTGTATTCCGAAGGCAGCTCCGAGATCAACACCGGCGGCAACCTGCATTTGAACATTGGTGGCAAGGGCGGCACCACGCCCATGGGCCAAGGGGTCAAGGGCCAAATCGACGCGGCCGTCAATTCCATGTTTCCCAAGCCACCTTCCGGCCAATAA
- the tssC gene encoding type VI secretion system contractile sheath large subunit: protein MTDNTAREGSQILGATEEASEFANLLLQEFKPKTERAREAVETAVRTLAEQALAQTDLVSNDAIKSIESIIAAIDAKLTAQVNQIIHHQDFQQLESAWRGLHYLVNNTESDEQLKIRVLNISKPDLHKTLKKFKGTAWDQSPIFKKMYEEEYGQFGGEPYGCLVGDYYFDQSPPDVELLGELSKVCAAMHAPFIAAASPTVMGMGSWQELSNPRDLTKIFTTPEYAGWRSLRESEDSRYIGLTMPRFLARLPYGAKTDPVEAFAFEENTDGADSSKYTWANAAYAMAVNINRSFKHYGWCSRIRGVESGGEVENLPAHTFPTDDGGVDMKCPTEIAISDRREAELAKNGFMPLLHKKNTDFAAFIGAQSLQKPAEYDDPDATANANLAARLPYLFATCRFAHYLKCIVRDKIGSFKEKDEMQRWLQDWILNYVDGDPAHSTETTKAQHPLAAAEVIVEDVEGNPGYYNSKFYLRPHYQLEGLTVSLRLVSKLPSAKSA from the coding sequence ATGACCGACAATACCGCCCGCGAAGGCAGCCAGATCCTGGGTGCCACCGAGGAAGCCAGCGAGTTCGCCAACCTGCTGTTGCAAGAGTTCAAGCCCAAGACCGAACGTGCCCGCGAAGCCGTGGAAACTGCCGTGCGCACCTTGGCTGAACAGGCCTTGGCGCAAACCGACCTGGTGTCCAATGACGCGATCAAGTCGATCGAATCGATCATCGCCGCCATCGACGCCAAGCTCACTGCCCAGGTCAACCAGATCATCCACCACCAGGACTTCCAGCAGCTGGAAAGCGCCTGGCGTGGCCTGCACTATCTGGTCAACAACACCGAGAGCGATGAGCAGCTGAAGATTCGCGTGCTCAACATCTCCAAGCCGGACCTGCACAAGACCCTGAAGAAATTCAAGGGCACCGCGTGGGACCAGAGCCCGATCTTCAAGAAGATGTACGAAGAAGAATACGGCCAGTTCGGCGGCGAACCTTACGGCTGCCTGGTCGGCGACTACTACTTCGACCAGTCCCCTCCGGACGTGGAGCTGCTGGGCGAACTGTCGAAAGTCTGCGCGGCGATGCACGCCCCGTTCATCGCTGCGGCCTCGCCGACCGTGATGGGCATGGGCTCGTGGCAGGAACTGTCGAACCCGCGCGACCTGACCAAGATTTTCACCACCCCGGAATACGCCGGCTGGCGCTCGCTGCGTGAATCGGAAGACTCGCGCTACATCGGCCTGACCATGCCGCGCTTCCTGGCGCGCCTGCCGTATGGCGCCAAGACTGACCCGGTAGAAGCCTTCGCCTTCGAAGAGAACACCGACGGCGCCGACAGCTCCAAGTACACCTGGGCCAACGCGGCCTACGCGATGGCGGTGAACATCAACCGTTCGTTCAAACACTACGGCTGGTGCTCGCGCATCCGTGGCGTGGAGTCCGGCGGTGAAGTGGAAAACCTGCCGGCGCACACGTTCCCTACCGATGACGGTGGCGTGGACATGAAGTGCCCGACCGAAATCGCCATCAGCGACCGCCGTGAAGCGGAGCTGGCGAAGAACGGTTTCATGCCGCTGCTGCACAAGAAAAACACCGACTTCGCCGCGTTCATTGGCGCGCAGTCGCTGCAAAAACCGGCCGAATACGACGACCCGGACGCCACCGCCAACGCCAACCTGGCCGCACGCCTGCCGTACCTGTTCGCCACCTGCCGTTTCGCCCACTACTTGAAGTGCATCGTGCGCGACAAGATCGGTTCCTTCAAAGAGAAGGACGAGATGCAGCGCTGGTTGCAGGACTGGATCCTCAACTACGTCGACGGCGACCCGGCGCACTCCACCGAAACCACCAAGGCCCAGCACCCGTTGGCCGCCGCCGAAGTGATCGTGGAAGACGTCGAAGGCAACCCGGGGTACTACAACTCCAAGTTCTACCTGCGCCCGCACTACCAGCTCGAAGGGCTGACCGTGTCGCTGCGCCTGGTATCGAAGCTGCCTTCGGCGAAAAGCGCCTAA